A genomic stretch from Telmatocola sphagniphila includes:
- the tsaD gene encoding tRNA (adenosine(37)-N6)-threonylcarbamoyltransferase complex transferase subunit TsaD: protein MLFLALETSCDETSAAVFRDDLTILSNVVASQTDLHAHFGGVVPEIAARAHLRNILPMIEEALKQANVTLSDINCIAVHNTPGLVGALLIGVTAAKSLSLALNLPLISVNHVSSHIFACRVAAARDIFPCVGLVVSGGHTSLFHCKSALEFELIGGTRDDAAGEAFDKVAAILGLGFPGGPALEKEAALGNPQAHAFPRSFIHDDSLDFSFSGLKTAVLYALHGVGNAKGPFPGPGARRADLAASFQTAVVDVLVSKCDKALRQTGLKRLAVGGGVTANKTLRAGLEKMCAKRGYELFIPPMNLCTDNAAMACLAVEKYKLGRFADLDLDAEPNSIGV, encoded by the coding sequence ATGCTCTTTCTTGCTCTCGAAACTTCCTGCGACGAAACCTCGGCGGCCGTGTTTCGCGATGACCTGACCATCCTTTCCAACGTGGTCGCTTCGCAGACCGACCTGCACGCTCACTTCGGCGGCGTGGTCCCCGAAATCGCCGCGCGGGCTCATCTTCGCAACATCCTGCCGATGATCGAGGAAGCCCTGAAGCAGGCGAATGTCACACTTTCGGATATCAATTGTATCGCCGTGCATAACACGCCCGGTTTAGTGGGGGCACTACTGATCGGAGTGACGGCGGCCAAGTCGCTTTCCCTCGCTCTGAACCTGCCGTTGATATCGGTCAATCACGTTTCCTCGCACATTTTTGCTTGCCGGGTCGCGGCCGCGCGAGATATTTTCCCGTGTGTCGGTTTAGTGGTTTCCGGCGGACACACTTCACTCTTTCACTGCAAGTCGGCTCTGGAATTCGAACTCATCGGCGGCACGCGCGACGATGCGGCCGGCGAAGCCTTCGATAAAGTCGCCGCGATTCTCGGACTGGGTTTCCCCGGAGGTCCGGCGCTCGAAAAAGAGGCCGCGTTGGGCAATCCGCAGGCGCATGCTTTTCCACGATCTTTCATTCACGACGATTCGCTCGACTTCAGCTTTAGCGGTCTGAAAACGGCCGTGCTCTATGCCCTGCATGGGGTGGGCAATGCTAAAGGGCCATTTCCCGGTCCGGGCGCACGGCGGGCCGATCTGGCGGCCAGCTTTCAGACAGCGGTCGTGGATGTGCTGGTTTCCAAATGCGATAAAGCGTTGCGGCAAACCGGCCTTAAACGTTTGGCCGTGGGCGGCGGAGTGACTGCCAATAAAACGTTGCGGGCCGGGCTGGAAAAAATGTGTGCGAAACGAGGCTACGAGTTATTCATTCCCCCGATGAACCTCTGCACCGACAACGCGGCGATGGCCTGCCTGGCGGTCGAAAAGTATAAGCTCGGACGCTTCGCGGATCTCGATCTGGATGCGGAACCGAACTCAATAGGTGTTTGA
- a CDS encoding TatD family hydrolase, translating to MQFIDPHIHMISRTTDDYQRMAYAQCYAISEPAFWAGFDRGTASGFHDYFRSLTDTEPKRAAQFHIKHYCWLCINAKEAENVSLARDVIALIPEFLKKPNVLGVGEIGLNKNTPNEAIVFQEHLDLAAKTNELILIHTPHLEDKYKGTRMIIDMLQNDKRITPQRVCVDHVEEHTVKLALDGGFWCGMTLYPTTKCTPARAVDILERYGTDRIMVNSAGDWGKSDPLAVPELIQEMKRRGHSAEVIKKVVFDNPLEFWRQSNNWKE from the coding sequence ATGCAATTCATCGACCCCCATATTCACATGATCTCGCGGACCACGGACGACTACCAGCGCATGGCCTACGCTCAGTGCTACGCCATCAGCGAACCGGCCTTCTGGGCCGGATTCGACCGCGGGACTGCCTCCGGTTTTCACGACTATTTCCGCTCCCTCACCGATACCGAACCCAAACGGGCCGCCCAGTTCCATATCAAGCACTACTGCTGGCTCTGCATCAACGCCAAGGAAGCGGAAAACGTCTCCCTGGCCCGGGATGTCATTGCCCTGATTCCCGAATTTCTGAAAAAGCCCAACGTCCTCGGCGTCGGCGAAATCGGCCTGAACAAAAACACCCCCAACGAAGCCATCGTGTTTCAGGAACATCTCGATCTGGCTGCGAAAACCAATGAACTGATTCTGATTCACACGCCGCACCTCGAAGATAAATATAAGGGGACGCGGATGATCATCGATATGCTGCAAAACGATAAGCGGATCACGCCGCAGCGCGTCTGCGTCGATCACGTCGAGGAACACACGGTAAAACTGGCCCTCGACGGCGGATTCTGGTGCGGCATGACTTTGTACCCCACGACCAAGTGCACGCCGGCCCGGGCCGTGGATATTCTCGAACGGTACGGTACGGATCGCATTATGGTCAACTCGGCGGGTGACTGGGGCAAATCGGATCCGCTGGCCGTGCCGGAATTGATTCAGGAAATGAAACGTCGGGGACACTCGGCGGAAGTGATCAAGAAAGTGGTGTTCGATAACCCGCTCGAATTCTGGCGGCAGTCGAACAACTGGAAGGAATAG
- a CDS encoding WapI family immunity protein, producing MCTIHIGRPDSEFLAIALFDRSHPACQDYWDGNWIRSQVEVVAGGFHGRAYGDLRADELVRFYDRLSNLEKILRGTAEFATMEGWLSIRVVGDGKGHMTFECELQDEPGVGNTLKFQLRLDQTFLPLLLSQLREAIAHFPVLGQAS from the coding sequence ATGTGCACAATCCACATCGGCCGACCAGACTCCGAATTCCTGGCAATAGCGTTGTTCGACCGTTCACATCCCGCATGCCAGGATTACTGGGATGGAAACTGGATACGCTCTCAAGTCGAAGTGGTAGCAGGCGGCTTTCACGGTCGGGCTTATGGTGATCTTCGTGCCGACGAACTAGTCCGCTTTTACGACCGACTTTCCAATCTGGAAAAAATTCTGCGGGGAACTGCTGAGTTCGCGACCATGGAAGGTTGGTTGTCAATCCGCGTTGTGGGTGATGGTAAGGGTCACATGACATTCGAATGTGAATTACAAGACGAACCGGGTGTGGGCAACACTTTGAAGTTCCAGCTTCGTCTCGATCAAACCTTCCTGCCACTTCTCCTCTCTCAACTCCGCGAAGCAATCGCGCACTTTCCTGTGCTCGGCCAGGCTTCCTGA
- a CDS encoding cyclic-phosphate processing receiver domain-containing protein produces MLEDNADRIIRFSTVLKGLNPQLHLHVWRDAWSMIREVESLLPLAILISLDHDLEPLRDSLEDPGTGWDVTKYLATLPPICPILVHTSNLERSSWMMGEFELAGWKHYRVPAIGDDWIEQDWRRIVRRVLQKNAPK; encoded by the coding sequence ATGTTGGAGGATAATGCAGACAGGATCATCAGATTTAGTACTGTCCTAAAGGGACTGAACCCTCAATTACATCTGCACGTGTGGCGTGATGCGTGGTCAATGATACGTGAGGTGGAATCGTTGTTGCCCTTGGCGATTCTAATTTCTCTCGATCATGATCTAGAACCTCTTCGAGATAGCTTGGAAGATCCGGGAACAGGATGGGATGTAACCAAATATCTTGCGACGCTTCCTCCTATCTGCCCCATCCTTGTTCACACAAGTAACCTGGAGCGTTCGAGCTGGATGATGGGAGAATTTGAATTAGCAGGCTGGAAACACTACCGTGTTCCGGCGATCGGAGATGATTGGATTGAACAAGATTGGCGCAGGATAGTCCGCCGAGTACTCCAAAAAAATGCCCCCAAGTAA
- a CDS encoding aspartyl protease family protein encodes MAKITVEAKLENISDVFEVLNGTRKAAEVRTIEVKNALVDTGATGLLAPKHIIESLGLKMFRARQGRGIGGPIKIDMYGTVRLTIQGRDCNVDVGEIDDNLPVIVGQIPLELLDWVIDMREQKLVGNPEHGGEHMIDVL; translated from the coding sequence ATGGCCAAAATCACGGTCGAAGCCAAGCTGGAAAATATCAGCGATGTGTTCGAAGTTCTCAACGGTACTCGAAAAGCCGCCGAGGTCCGGACCATTGAAGTCAAAAATGCGTTGGTAGACACAGGAGCCACCGGTTTACTCGCGCCGAAGCATATCATCGAATCGCTCGGATTGAAAATGTTTCGCGCCCGGCAGGGTCGCGGAATTGGCGGTCCGATCAAGATTGATATGTATGGAACCGTGCGTCTGACAATTCAGGGCCGGGATTGCAATGTCGATGTCGGCGAGATCGACGATAATCTGCCGGTTATTGTCGGCCAGATTCCTTTGGAACTCCTCGATTGGGTGATCGACATGCGCGAACAGAAATTGGTGGGGAATCCGGAGCACGGCGGTGAGCACATGATTGATGTGCTCTGA